A region of the Pseudomonas silesiensis genome:
TTGGCCGGCCCCCATACTCGGCTCCAACGACCAACCGCCGGGAACGCATCATGTCCTCGCTACCTGCTTCATCCCATCCTCGCTGGCTACGCCTGACCCATTGGCTCAATGCGCTGGCGGTGCTGGTCATGGTCACCAGCGGCTGGCGGATCTATAACGCGTCGCCGCTTTACGAGTTCAGTTTTCCCGCTTCGATCACCCTGGGCGGCTGGCTCGGCGGTGCATTGCAATGGCACTTCGCAGCAATGTGGTTGCTCGCCTTCAACGGTCTCGTCTACCTGATCCTCAACCTCTTCAGTGGTCGCCTGAAACGACGCTTTTTCCCCGTCTCGCCCCGTGGTGTCCTGCATGACCTGTGGGCCGCATTGCGCGGGCGGTTGGGGCATGCCGACCCGAGTCATTACAACCAGGTGCAACGGGTGGCGTACCTGTTCGTGATGGTCGACATCGCGCTGTTGGTGATCTCCGGGCTGGTGCTGTGGAAGTCCGTGCAATTCCCGCTCCTGCGTGAGTTGCTGGGCGGATACGAAGGCGCGCGGCATGTGCATTTCATTGCGATGGCGTTGTTGGTGGCATTCGTCGCGGTGCATCTGTTGATGGTCGCGCTGGTACCCAAAACGTTGTGGGCCATGATCGTCGGTCGCAAGGAACCCGTATGAAAAAGCACATCGAAGGCTCGGCGCTGGACGAGTCGTCCATCCTGACCGACGCCCGGAAAATCATTGCACCGCAGATCGAGGATCGTTCCCGTCGCAACTTCCTGATGCGCGGCCTGACCCTCGGCGGCGTGGCCATGTTGTCCGGCTGCAACCTGACCGACAACGACAGCGTCGAGACGGCCTTGTCCGCCATGTCCCGGTTCAACGATCGGGTGCAGGGCTGGCTGTTCAACCCCAACGCGATGGCGCCCACCTATCCTGAGTCGATGATCACCCGGCCGTTTCCCTTCAATGCCTTCTACGGCATCGATGAGGCACCGACGGTGGAGGAAGAGGCTTATCGCCTGGAAGTGACCGGGCTGGTCGCCGACAAGCGCAGCTGGCGCCTTGAAGAGCTGCGCGCCATGGCGCAGACCGAGCAGATCACCCGCCACATTTGCGTCGAAGGCTGGAGCGCGATCGGGCGCTGGGGCGGCGTGCGGTTCAGCGATTTCCTGAAACGGATCGGTGCCGACACCGATGCCAGATATGTCGGCTTCAAATGCGCGGACGACTATTACACCAGCATCGACATGGCCACCGCGCTGCATGCGCAAACCCTGATGGCGCTGACTTATGACGGCGCGGTGCTGCCTCGCGAGTACGGCTTCCCGATGAAGCTGCGCATGCCCACCAAGCTGGGCTACAAGAACCCCAAACACATACAGGCGATATTCGTCAGCAACACCTACAGCGGGGGCTACTGGGAAGACCAGGGGTACAACTGGTTCGGTGGCAGCTGACGACGTCTGGCAATTTTATTGCGCAGCTCACGCTGCGTTCATTCGCAACCTGTGATTCAAAGGAGTTTCATCATGAAAGTGTTAACGACCGCAGTACTGTCGATGTGCCTGGCAATGGGTGCCGCCTCCGTGTTCGCTACCGATGCCATGAGCAACGACAGCATGAGCAAGGATTCGATGTCCAGGGACGCCATGAAAAAGGACGCCATGTCCAAGGATTCCATGGCCAAGGACTCGATGAAGAAAGACGAGATGTCCAAGGATTCCATGGGCAAAGACGCCATGAAAAAAGATGCCATGTCCAAGGACGCCATGAAGAAGGACGCCATGGCGCAGTAATTCGAACACTGTCAGTCGTGAGCTACCGCTTTCAGGACTCTCGATTTTTGTCATTGCCTGTATCAAAAATGAATTTCCTCGGAGTCCGCTGCTCATACCTGTAAGCAGCGGAATTCAGACCGCGAAGTCATTTACGTAATCAGGGAGTGACACAGTCATGAGTCCAGTATCGACGACAGGTGAGTCGCGCCTTGACGGATTGATTCTTGTGGTTGAGGACGACCCGTTGATCCTGGAGTTTCTCTGCGAAATTCTTCAAGAGGAAGGGTTTGCGGTTGAGCCGCAGGCCAGTGCAGACGCCGCATCAGTCTATCTGGAGCGGCACTCCAATAAAGTTCGTCTATTGCTCACGGACATCACCATGCCTGGCAAACTCAATGGCGCGGATCTGGCCAACCAGTTCGGCGATCGCTGGCCGGACAAGCCGATCATGATCATGTCCGGCTTCGAAACCCCGAAATCCTCCGGGGTGCGGCATCAGGTTTCGTTCATCAAGAAGCCTTGGGCGCTCGGGCAACTGCTCGATTGTGTGCAAAATGCCTTGGATTCACACAAGACACTGTAGGAGCACGGTGGTGTACATTGCATGAAATACCCGCCTGGCTCTTGCAAAAGGAAGTGCCCTTTGCCTGCTCACCACTCCATCTTCAACACCCCATACCGCGCCTTTCTATTCGACATGGATGGCACCGTCCTCAATTCCATCGCCGCCGCCGAACGGATCTGGACCGCCTGGGCCGTGCGCCATAAGGTCGATGTCGAGTCTTTCCTACCGACTATCCATGGTGCCCGTGCCATCGACACGATCAATCGTCTGGCGCTGTCCGGGGTGAATGCCGAGGCTGAAGCGGCATTTATCACTGAGGCGGAAATCGAAGATGTCGAGGGGATAGTCGAGGTGGCGAGCGCCGCTCGCTTCCTCAAATCGTTGCCAGCCAATCAATGGGCCATCGTCACCTCCGCGCCCAGGGCGTTGGCACGGAGGCGGATGGCCGCGGCGGGGATTCCGCAACCCGAGGTGATGGTCACTGCCGAAGACGTCAGCGCCGGCAAACCCGATCCTGCAGGTTATCGACTGGCGGCCAGGCGGCTGGGTGTCGAGGTGACCAAGTGCCTGGTTTTCGAAGATGCGGCGGTGGGGATTCTCGCGGCTGAGGCGGCGGGGGCGGGCCTTGTGGTGATGACATCGACCCATGTTCATCCGATCGAGACGCCACATGCGACGCTGGTCAGCTATGACAGGGTGACCGCAGTAGTGGATTCCGACGGCCAGCTTCGTCTTCACACCCTCTAACTGTGGGAGCGAGACCGACTTGCCAGCGAAAGCGGTCTTTCAGACACATCAATGCTGAATGTACCGACGCTTTCGCTGCGGGCGGCGATCCGACAAGCCAGCTCCTGCAGGGGGGTTATGGTGTTTCAGTAAATCCCGGGAATCAACCGCCAGCTTCGGCTGCAATAAGCCTCGTATTCATTACCAAACTGCGCCCTCAACAGCGCTTCTTCTGCATGGATGCGCGCTACCAGCGGAATCATTGTCAGCGCGACCAGCAACAGGCCGACGCCCGAGCG
Encoded here:
- a CDS encoding cytochrome b/b6 domain-containing protein; the protein is MSSLPASSHPRWLRLTHWLNALAVLVMVTSGWRIYNASPLYEFSFPASITLGGWLGGALQWHFAAMWLLAFNGLVYLILNLFSGRLKRRFFPVSPRGVLHDLWAALRGRLGHADPSHYNQVQRVAYLFVMVDIALLVISGLVLWKSVQFPLLRELLGGYEGARHVHFIAMALLVAFVAVHLLMVALVPKTLWAMIVGRKEPV
- a CDS encoding molybdopterin-dependent oxidoreductase, which gives rise to MKKHIEGSALDESSILTDARKIIAPQIEDRSRRNFLMRGLTLGGVAMLSGCNLTDNDSVETALSAMSRFNDRVQGWLFNPNAMAPTYPESMITRPFPFNAFYGIDEAPTVEEEAYRLEVTGLVADKRSWRLEELRAMAQTEQITRHICVEGWSAIGRWGGVRFSDFLKRIGADTDARYVGFKCADDYYTSIDMATALHAQTLMALTYDGAVLPREYGFPMKLRMPTKLGYKNPKHIQAIFVSNTYSGGYWEDQGYNWFGGS
- a CDS encoding pentapeptide MXKDX repeat protein, with translation MKVLTTAVLSMCLAMGAASVFATDAMSNDSMSKDSMSRDAMKKDAMSKDSMAKDSMKKDEMSKDSMGKDAMKKDAMSKDAMKKDAMAQ
- a CDS encoding response regulator, producing MSPVSTTGESRLDGLILVVEDDPLILEFLCEILQEEGFAVEPQASADAASVYLERHSNKVRLLLTDITMPGKLNGADLANQFGDRWPDKPIMIMSGFETPKSSGVRHQVSFIKKPWALGQLLDCVQNALDSHKTL
- a CDS encoding HAD-IA family hydrolase, whose amino-acid sequence is MKYPPGSCKRKCPLPAHHSIFNTPYRAFLFDMDGTVLNSIAAAERIWTAWAVRHKVDVESFLPTIHGARAIDTINRLALSGVNAEAEAAFITEAEIEDVEGIVEVASAARFLKSLPANQWAIVTSAPRALARRRMAAAGIPQPEVMVTAEDVSAGKPDPAGYRLAARRLGVEVTKCLVFEDAAVGILAAEAAGAGLVVMTSTHVHPIETPHATLVSYDRVTAVVDSDGQLRLHTL